A genomic segment from Polyangium mundeleinium encodes:
- a CDS encoding fumarate hydratase produces MSDFQFQDMLPLGKDETPYRLVTKDHVSTIEAAGRTFLQVEPEGLALLAREAMRDIAHLLRPGHLAQLARILEDPEASANDRFVALELLRNANIAAGFVLPSCQDTGTAIVMGKKGQHVLTEGNDEAAIARGIADTYRTTNLRYSQLAPLDMYREVNTKTNLPAQIDIFATEGDAYKFLFMAKGGGSANKSYLYQETKALLNPESLLAFVEQKIRALGTAACPPYHLAVVVGGTSAEHTLKVAKLASARYLDTLPTAGNELGRGFRDVELEQQILAITQRTGIGAQFGGKYFCHDVRVIRLPRHGASCPVAIAVSCSADRQALAKITKDGIFLEALERDPAKYLPETTDADLGGEVLQIDLNRPMSEIRAELSRYPIKTRLSLSGPMVVARDIAHAKIKERVDRGDGMPDYMKDFMVYYAGPAKTPEGYASGSFGPTTAGRMDAYVDLFQASGGSYVMLAKGNRSRAVTEACKKHGGFYLGSIGGPAARLAKDCIKKVEVLEYPELGMEAVWKIEVVDFPAFIVVDDKGNDFFADIDGPKAKRLDVAK; encoded by the coding sequence ATGAGCGATTTCCAGTTCCAGGACATGCTCCCCCTCGGCAAAGACGAGACGCCCTACCGCCTCGTCACGAAGGACCACGTCTCGACGATCGAGGCGGCGGGCCGGACGTTCTTGCAGGTCGAGCCGGAGGGGCTCGCGCTCCTCGCGCGGGAGGCCATGCGCGACATCGCGCACCTGCTCCGGCCAGGCCACCTCGCGCAGCTCGCGCGGATCCTCGAAGATCCCGAGGCCTCGGCGAATGACCGCTTCGTCGCGCTGGAGCTGCTCCGAAACGCGAACATCGCCGCCGGCTTCGTGCTGCCCTCCTGCCAGGACACGGGCACCGCGATCGTGATGGGCAAGAAGGGCCAGCACGTGCTCACCGAGGGCAACGACGAGGCCGCGATCGCGCGTGGCATCGCCGATACGTACCGCACGACGAACCTGCGTTACTCGCAGCTCGCGCCGCTCGACATGTACCGCGAGGTCAACACGAAGACGAACCTGCCCGCGCAGATCGACATCTTCGCGACCGAGGGCGACGCCTACAAATTCCTGTTCATGGCCAAGGGCGGAGGCTCGGCGAACAAGAGTTATCTCTACCAGGAGACGAAAGCGCTCCTGAACCCGGAGAGCTTGCTCGCGTTCGTCGAGCAGAAGATCCGCGCCCTCGGCACCGCGGCGTGCCCGCCGTACCACCTCGCCGTGGTCGTGGGCGGCACGAGCGCCGAGCACACGCTCAAGGTCGCGAAGCTCGCGTCGGCGCGTTACCTCGACACCTTGCCCACAGCGGGCAACGAGCTCGGCCGCGGCTTCCGCGACGTCGAGCTGGAGCAACAGATCCTCGCGATCACGCAGCGCACCGGGATCGGCGCGCAGTTCGGCGGAAAATACTTCTGCCACGACGTCCGCGTGATCCGCCTGCCGCGCCACGGCGCCTCGTGCCCCGTCGCCATCGCCGTCTCGTGCTCGGCCGACCGGCAGGCGCTCGCGAAGATCACGAAGGACGGCATCTTCCTCGAGGCGCTCGAACGGGATCCGGCGAAGTACCTGCCCGAGACGACGGACGCGGACCTCGGCGGCGAGGTCCTGCAGATCGATCTGAACCGCCCGATGAGCGAGATCCGGGCCGAGCTCTCGCGGTATCCGATCAAGACGCGCCTCTCGCTCTCGGGGCCGATGGTCGTGGCACGGGACATCGCGCACGCGAAGATCAAGGAGCGCGTCGATCGCGGCGACGGCATGCCTGACTACATGAAGGATTTCATGGTGTATTACGCCGGCCCCGCGAAGACGCCGGAGGGATACGCCTCGGGCTCGTTCGGACCGACGACCGCGGGGCGCATGGACGCGTACGTGGACCTCTTCCAGGCGAGCGGCGGCTCGTACGTGATGCTGGCCAAGGGCAACCGGTCGCGCGCCGTGACCGAGGCTTGCAAGAAACACGGCGGCTTTTACCTCGGATCGATCGGCGGCCCGGCGGCGCGGCTCGCGAAGGATTGCATCAAGAAGGTGGAGGTGCTCGAATACCCCGAGCTCGGGATGGAGGCGGTCTGGAAGATCGAGGTCGTCGATTTCCCGGCGTTCATCGTGGTCGACGACAAGGGGAACGATTTCTTCGCGGACATCGACGGGCCGAAAGCCAAGCGGCTCGACGTCGCGAAATAG
- a CDS encoding tetratricopeptide repeat protein — MVRRSSTNPKTVRTLACFEQALAIHRALGNRADEAIPLVDVSTAHFGLDNPAAAIADLEQALPTLRATGNTPTEVGAL, encoded by the coding sequence GTGGTACGACGTTCCTCCACCAACCCGAAGACGGTCCGCACACTCGCTTGCTTCGAACAAGCCCTCGCCATTCACCGCGCCCTGGGCAACCGCGCGGACGAGGCCATCCCCCTCGTCGACGTGAGCACCGCTCATTTTGGCTTGGACAATCCGGCAGCTGCCATCGCCGACCTCGAGCAGGCCCTACCGACCCTTCGCGCCACGGGAAACACGCCCACGGAGGTCGGCGCGCTCTAA